In the Chryseobacterium sp. MYb264 genome, one interval contains:
- a CDS encoding sensor histidine kinase: MNNKFIPIISVFMTISLIVFVTLQFYWLKRYYSALEQDFSNKVYTALENVSKNVGEIEVDQYLDKDLKGFRKNILANSKQPSLTTIQQVEDSGTQRQIIYAKNIIEKSQLPISQKGDSIKWTTLYTDEAAYKIKRDTTNRELMTAELNRDIENGDYTMKEFAKIYGNNLPITKRVNAVVLDSVISKELKVRGISASFGYGVTDKNNKLTTVADKIYQDKKDNNTYTYPLFTDDKERTLYTLALVFPKKEYSLAMNNWPMLLGTFLSLLTILGIYIISINYMMRQKKLAEVKTDFINNMSHEFKTPLATISVATDSLANDKIATNPDKVKYYSELIKQENLRMKKQVENVLNMSKLERNEVNLFLKETNVRELIKRTTESFNLIVQQRNGSLTQEFNATNYTFKIDEFHISNMLVNLLDNANKYSPEAPEINIKTRNEGNFYVLEISDKGMGMETQNKTKIFEKFFREETGNIHNVKGQGLGLSYVKKIVDLHKGQIIVDSNKGNGSTFTIKLPMS; the protein is encoded by the coding sequence ATGAATAATAAATTCATCCCAATAATTTCGGTGTTTATGACGATCTCACTGATTGTTTTTGTTACGCTCCAATTTTATTGGCTGAAACGTTATTACAGTGCCCTTGAGCAGGATTTCTCAAATAAGGTATATACTGCATTAGAAAACGTATCTAAAAACGTTGGGGAAATTGAAGTTGATCAATATTTGGATAAAGATTTAAAGGGTTTCAGAAAAAACATTCTTGCCAACAGTAAGCAACCTTCTTTAACGACGATTCAACAGGTAGAAGATTCCGGAACCCAGCGACAGATCATCTACGCAAAAAATATTATTGAAAAAAGTCAGCTTCCCATTTCGCAAAAAGGAGATTCTATAAAATGGACAACCCTTTATACCGACGAAGCGGCTTATAAAATAAAAAGAGACACAACAAATCGTGAATTGATGACCGCCGAACTCAACAGAGATATTGAAAACGGTGATTATACCATGAAAGAATTTGCAAAAATTTATGGTAACAATTTACCAATTACCAAAAGAGTCAACGCTGTTGTTTTAGATTCTGTGATTTCTAAAGAATTGAAAGTAAGAGGTATATCCGCCTCTTTCGGATACGGAGTAACAGATAAAAACAATAAACTAACCACTGTCGCTGATAAAATTTATCAGGATAAAAAAGACAACAACACCTATACTTATCCGCTTTTCACGGACGATAAAGAGCGCACGCTGTATACTTTAGCCTTAGTTTTTCCTAAAAAAGAATACTCACTGGCGATGAACAACTGGCCAATGCTTCTTGGAACTTTCCTTTCATTACTAACAATCTTGGGAATTTATATTATTTCCATTAATTATATGATGAGGCAGAAGAAACTGGCAGAAGTAAAGACCGATTTCATCAACAATATGTCTCACGAGTTTAAAACGCCATTGGCAACCATTTCTGTGGCGACAGACTCTTTGGCGAACGATAAAATTGCGACCAATCCTGACAAGGTTAAATATTATTCTGAACTGATAAAGCAGGAAAATTTAAGAATGAAAAAGCAGGTGGAGAATGTTCTGAACATGTCGAAACTGGAGCGAAATGAGGTGAATTTATTCTTAAAAGAAACCAATGTTCGTGAACTGATTAAAAGAACGACAGAATCTTTCAACCTAATCGTTCAGCAGAGAAACGGATCTTTGACACAGGAATTTAATGCAACCAATTACACTTTTAAAATAGACGAATTCCATATCTCGAATATGCTGGTGAATTTACTGGATAACGCCAATAAATATTCTCCGGAAGCCCCTGAAATTAATATTAAAACAAGAAACGAAGGCAACTTTTATGTACTTGAAATTTCAGATAAGGGGATGGGAATGGAAACGCAGAATAAAACGAAAATTTTCGAAAAATTCTTCAGAGAAGAAACCGGAAATATTCATAATGTAAAAGGACAAGGTTTAGGATTGTCTTATGTAAAGAAAATCGTGGATCTCCACAAAGGACAGATTATTGTGGATTCTAACAAAGGTAACGGAAGTACATTTACGATCAAACTTCCGATGAGTTAA
- a CDS encoding response regulator transcription factor → MSNRILLVEDDQSFGAVLKDYLTINNFEVTLATDGEQGLKEFTENEFDICIFDVMMPKKDGFSLAEDVKKIDKNTPIIFLTARNMREDILKGYQLGADDYITKPFDTELLLYKIKAILQRSSTLENEEQEQFKISNIFFDSMLRQLRVGDNEYKLSPKENELLKLLCIHRNDFMPRDLALRKIWKKENYFTARSMDVYIAKLRKLLKDDEGLEIINVHGEGFRLLVKN, encoded by the coding sequence ATGAGCAACAGAATATTATTAGTAGAAGACGATCAGAGTTTCGGGGCGGTGTTGAAGGATTATTTAACGATCAATAACTTTGAGGTAACTCTTGCCACAGACGGTGAACAGGGGTTAAAAGAATTTACAGAAAACGAATTCGACATCTGTATTTTCGACGTTATGATGCCTAAAAAAGATGGGTTTTCATTGGCGGAAGATGTGAAAAAAATCGATAAAAATACGCCGATCATTTTCTTAACGGCAAGAAATATGAGAGAGGATATTTTAAAAGGATATCAATTAGGCGCAGATGATTATATCACTAAACCATTTGATACTGAACTACTTTTATATAAAATCAAAGCTATTCTTCAGAGAAGTTCTACCTTGGAAAATGAAGAGCAGGAGCAATTCAAAATCAGCAATATCTTCTTTGATTCTATGTTGAGACAATTGAGAGTGGGCGACAACGAGTACAAACTTTCACCAAAAGAAAATGAATTGTTGAAGCTTCTTTGTATTCACAGAAACGATTTCATGCCGAGAGATTTGGCTTTAAGAAAGATCTGGAAAAAAGAAAATTACTTTACCGCAAGAAGTATGGATGTTTATATCGCGAAGCTTCGTAAGCTATTAAAAGATGACGAAGGTTTGGAAATTATCAACGTTCACGGAGAAGGATTCAGACTTTTGGTTAAGAATTAA
- the nadB gene encoding L-aspartate oxidase, translating into MIKADVLVIGSGISGLSYAIKVSEQLPDAKIIIVTKSDEDESNTKYAQGGLAVVTDSKNDNFDKHIEDTMRAGDGENKRDVVEMVVKEAPARFNEIVEWGANFDMKNGEFALGREGGHTENRIVHHKDITGFEIERALLQTAKTSPNIEILDHHYVIDIITQHHVPGKELNEGDIHCYGAYILDEKSKSIKKITSKITLVATGGAGHVYKNTTNPTIATGDGIAFVARAKGKVSNMQYYQFHPTALYSKMDGMLFLISEAVRGDGAKLRTKRGEKFMHKYDEREELASRDIVARAIDAEMKITGDEFVGLNCKEMDHEKFLEHFPNIYKKCKDEGIDPFTQLIPVVPACHYLMGGIEIDKDGQSSIKNLFAVGECTNSGLHGANRLASNSLLEGLVFGHSAAMTTVDLLNENNFNFEDLKAVPEWNEEGMKIMDEMVIISYLRKQLQEMMSDLVGIVRSNRRLSMALQKHQEIAAAVDEIYHYSILSPQLSELRNLTTVAYLIITQSMEMKENKGAFYNKDLA; encoded by the coding sequence ATGATAAAAGCGGATGTATTAGTAATTGGTTCCGGAATCTCGGGACTTTCTTATGCCATAAAAGTTTCTGAGCAGCTCCCCGATGCCAAAATAATCATTGTTACCAAATCTGATGAAGATGAAAGCAACACCAAATACGCACAAGGCGGGCTTGCGGTTGTCACTGATTCTAAAAACGATAATTTCGACAAACATATTGAAGACACGATGCGTGCCGGAGACGGCGAAAACAAACGCGATGTTGTCGAAATGGTAGTGAAAGAAGCTCCCGCAAGATTCAACGAAATTGTGGAATGGGGCGCTAATTTCGATATGAAAAATGGTGAATTTGCTTTAGGAAGAGAGGGCGGTCACACGGAAAACAGAATTGTTCACCACAAAGACATTACCGGCTTTGAGATTGAAAGAGCTTTATTGCAAACCGCCAAAACAAGCCCGAATATTGAAATTCTCGATCATCATTACGTTATCGATATCATTACCCAGCATCATGTTCCCGGAAAAGAATTAAATGAAGGGGACATCCACTGTTATGGCGCCTATATCTTAGATGAAAAGTCTAAATCTATCAAAAAAATTACCTCAAAAATAACATTGGTTGCGACAGGAGGAGCCGGTCACGTTTACAAAAACACGACAAATCCGACGATAGCAACCGGTGACGGAATCGCTTTTGTTGCGAGAGCAAAAGGTAAGGTTTCCAATATGCAGTATTATCAGTTTCATCCCACCGCTTTGTATAGCAAAATGGATGGTATGTTATTTTTAATTTCTGAAGCCGTCCGCGGTGACGGAGCCAAATTAAGAACCAAAAGAGGTGAAAAATTCATGCATAAATATGATGAACGTGAAGAACTGGCCTCCCGGGATATCGTAGCAAGAGCCATTGATGCTGAGATGAAAATCACAGGAGATGAATTTGTGGGGCTTAACTGTAAAGAAATGGATCACGAAAAATTCTTAGAACATTTTCCGAATATTTATAAAAAATGTAAAGACGAAGGAATTGACCCCTTTACGCAATTGATTCCTGTAGTTCCGGCTTGCCATTATCTGATGGGTGGCATTGAAATTGATAAGGACGGACAATCTTCAATCAAAAATCTTTTTGCGGTGGGCGAATGCACCAATTCCGGTCTTCACGGAGCGAACAGGCTTGCTTCAAACTCATTATTGGAAGGACTTGTTTTCGGGCACAGTGCCGCAATGACGACGGTCGATCTTTTAAATGAAAATAATTTCAACTTTGAAGATCTTAAGGCCGTTCCGGAATGGAATGAAGAGGGAATGAAAATCATGGATGAGATGGTTATTATTTCTTATCTAAGAAAACAGCTTCAGGAAATGATGAGTGACCTGGTAGGAATCGTAAGAAGCAACCGCCGTCTGAGCATGGCTTTGCAAAAACATCAGGAAATCGCTGCTGCGGTAGATGAAATTTATCACTACTCTATTCTTTCGCCGCAACTTTCGGAACTGAGAAATTTAACAACCGTTGCTTACCTCATCATTACCCAATCAATGGAAATGAAGGAAAATAAAGGAGCATTTTACAATAAGGATCTAGCCTAA
- a CDS encoding SRPBCC family protein: MESNIIFNKDFDSDSVYVMKIYHADVSIVWNYFTQSELLDQWWAPKPWKCETKSQDFSEGGVWLYSMIGPEGERHFAQVKYGEIMEHRSFDGTDAFCDENGKSNEDFPQAKWLFGFTGVEEGTKVTINIYFQSQEAMKQLLNMGFEEGFVMGLEQLNEVL; the protein is encoded by the coding sequence ATGGAATCTAATATCATTTTTAACAAAGATTTTGATTCGGACAGCGTGTATGTTATGAAAATTTATCATGCTGATGTCTCAATAGTATGGAATTATTTCACTCAATCTGAATTATTAGACCAATGGTGGGCTCCGAAACCCTGGAAGTGCGAGACTAAAAGTCAGGATTTCTCAGAAGGTGGAGTTTGGTTATATTCAATGATTGGTCCAGAAGGAGAAAGGCATTTTGCGCAGGTAAAATATGGCGAAATCATGGAGCACAGAAGTTTCGACGGTACAGATGCTTTTTGTGATGAAAACGGAAAGAGTAATGAAGATTTCCCTCAGGCAAAATGGTTATTTGGCTTCACCGGTGTGGAGGAGGGAACAAAAGTTACAATAAATATTTATTTTCAGTCACAGGAAGCGATGAAGCAGTTATTGAATATGGGATTTGAAGAAGGGTTTGTGATGGGATTAGAACAGCTGAATGAAGTTCTGTAA
- a CDS encoding TonB-dependent receptor, whose protein sequence is MKLINKSILTAVITLSTASVYYAQQVQDTVSKSKDIEEVILRGVTDIAKDRKTPVAASTIKAAQILERQGNQELVELLNTTPSVYATKGGGGFGDSQIVMRGFESRNIAVMVNGMPVNDMEGGSVYFSNWTGLSDVTSFMQVQRGLGSSKLAIASVGGTMNFITKSSDMKKGGVIRLGVGNNDYLKTSFAYNTGKAENGVSASFLMSRQSGGTYIENTDYESYAYYLALGYEINKKHNLQFTITSAPQWHDQRTYAPTIQNYINFNPDNDGTPYRRYNSDFGYYTDSSGNRVPLANRANYYSKPVMMLNWDWTMSEKSKLSTVAYMSNGRGGGTGDLGRLGGKSINDASFLDTSGHINYDAIFAANAAVDLNTAGAGSTIVRRSNINSHNWYGILANFQHQINDNWNFSIGTDDRYYYGYHYQVLTDLYGAAGYKDNANKNLSAPRIVNALYDYKKLSWNPFGGKLAPAEDQVGYSNDGEVLWYSAFGQVEYTKDKLSAFLQGSVSNQGYQRIDNYVVDGSTLKGQTVNTKTGFKNTFGYNFKGGANYNINENHNVFANLGYYSKQPFLNTVYPSNQQLINPTLTNEKIASAEVGYGFRSAKFSANVNLYRTQWKDRWLRKTSQTFTLPDNTTTTGYAEINGITEIHQGVEFDGTYKPTNFLEINGMFSWGDYYYKGNASVAAFDDNNNPVTLAGSSGNELYLDKVKVGGSGNNSIPQMTASLGLTVKPVKDLNIFGTWRYVGKLYSTIDAGSFTNVSAQERGVLKLPDFNLFDVGVSYKIRLQNQAQFFTIGANVYNLFNKIYISDSATSIFGTDKITGNTDPDKGKTYEEAGRMYNGVATANRAYFGFGTTWAATLSFNF, encoded by the coding sequence ATGAAATTAATCAACAAATCGATTCTAACTGCGGTAATTACCTTATCAACAGCTAGTGTCTATTACGCTCAGCAAGTTCAGGATACTGTTTCAAAATCCAAAGACATTGAAGAGGTAATCCTAAGAGGTGTAACCGATATCGCAAAGGATAGAAAGACACCAGTTGCTGCATCTACTATTAAAGCTGCACAGATCCTAGAAAGACAAGGAAATCAAGAGCTTGTTGAATTGCTTAATACAACACCTTCAGTATATGCTACAAAAGGTGGTGGTGGTTTTGGAGACTCTCAGATTGTGATGCGTGGTTTTGAATCCAGAAACATTGCGGTAATGGTAAACGGTATGCCTGTAAATGATATGGAGGGCGGATCCGTTTATTTCTCCAACTGGACTGGTTTATCTGACGTAACAAGTTTCATGCAGGTACAGAGAGGTCTTGGTTCTTCTAAATTGGCTATTGCTTCTGTGGGAGGTACGATGAACTTCATTACCAAGTCTTCTGACATGAAAAAAGGTGGTGTTATTAGATTAGGAGTTGGTAATAATGACTATTTAAAAACATCTTTTGCTTATAACACAGGAAAAGCTGAAAATGGAGTTTCAGCATCATTCTTAATGAGCAGACAGTCTGGAGGTACTTATATCGAAAATACAGACTACGAATCTTATGCTTACTATTTAGCATTAGGTTATGAAATCAATAAAAAGCATAACTTACAGTTTACGATAACATCTGCTCCTCAGTGGCACGATCAAAGAACGTACGCTCCAACAATTCAAAACTACATTAACTTTAATCCGGACAATGATGGAACGCCTTACAGAAGATACAATTCTGACTTTGGTTACTACACAGATTCATCGGGTAACAGAGTGCCATTAGCAAACAGAGCTAATTACTATTCTAAACCAGTAATGATGTTGAACTGGGATTGGACAATGAGCGAAAAGTCTAAACTAAGTACAGTAGCATACATGTCTAATGGTAGAGGTGGTGGAACTGGTGACTTGGGTAGACTAGGTGGCAAGTCAATCAATGATGCTAGTTTTCTAGATACTTCAGGACACATTAATTATGATGCTATTTTTGCAGCAAACGCAGCAGTTGATTTAAATACTGCAGGTGCAGGAAGTACTATCGTTCGTAGATCAAACATCAACTCTCACAACTGGTATGGTATTTTAGCAAATTTTCAACATCAAATTAATGACAATTGGAATTTCTCAATTGGTACAGATGACAGATACTACTATGGTTATCACTATCAAGTTCTTACAGACCTATATGGAGCTGCAGGATATAAAGACAATGCAAACAAAAATTTATCTGCTCCAAGAATTGTAAATGCTCTTTACGATTATAAAAAACTTTCTTGGAATCCTTTTGGAGGAAAATTAGCTCCAGCTGAGGATCAAGTAGGATACAGCAATGACGGAGAAGTACTTTGGTACAGCGCATTCGGTCAGGTAGAATACACTAAAGATAAATTATCTGCATTCTTACAGGGATCGGTTTCTAACCAAGGATATCAGAGAATTGACAACTATGTTGTAGATGGCAGCACTTTAAAAGGTCAAACTGTTAATACAAAAACTGGTTTCAAAAATACTTTTGGATACAACTTTAAAGGAGGTGCTAACTATAACATCAATGAAAACCATAACGTTTTTGCAAACTTAGGTTATTACAGCAAGCAACCTTTCTTAAATACGGTATACCCAAGCAACCAACAGCTTATCAACCCTACATTAACTAACGAAAAAATCGCTTCTGCTGAAGTTGGGTATGGTTTCAGATCTGCAAAATTCAGCGCGAATGTAAACTTATATAGGACTCAGTGGAAAGACAGATGGTTAAGAAAAACTAGCCAGACATTTACACTTCCTGATAATACAACCACTACTGGTTACGCAGAAATCAACGGTATTACTGAGATTCACCAGGGAGTTGAGTTCGATGGAACTTACAAACCTACTAATTTCTTAGAAATTAACGGAATGTTCTCTTGGGGAGATTATTATTATAAAGGAAATGCTTCTGTAGCTGCATTTGATGATAACAACAACCCTGTTACTTTAGCTGGTTCTTCAGGAAATGAACTATATTTAGATAAAGTAAAAGTGGGAGGATCAGGGAACAACAGTATCCCTCAAATGACTGCTTCATTAGGACTTACTGTAAAACCAGTAAAAGATCTTAACATCTTCGGAACTTGGAGATATGTTGGAAAATTATATTCTACAATTGATGCAGGATCATTTACAAATGTTTCAGCACAAGAAAGAGGAGTTCTTAAGTTACCTGACTTTAACCTATTTGATGTAGGTGTCTCATACAAAATCAGATTGCAAAACCAAGCTCAGTTCTTCACTATCGGAGCTAACGTTTATAACTTGTTCAATAAAATTTATATCTCTGATTCTGCTACAAGTATCTTCGGAACAGATAAAATTACAGGAAATACTGATCCTGATAAAGGAAAAACTTATGAAGAAGCTGGTAGAATGTATAATGGAGTTGCAACAGCTAACCGTGCTTATTTCGGTTTTGGAACAACTTGGGCAGCAACATTGTCTTTCAACTTCTAA
- a CDS encoding aspartate-semialdehyde dehydrogenase gives MKVAVVGSTGMVGQVMLKVLEERNFPITELIPVASERSIGKKVKYKQEEFTIVSMQDAIAAKPDIAIFSAGGGTSLEFAPLFAEVGTTVIDNSSAWRMDPDKKLVVPEINADVLTKEDKIIANPNCSTIQLVMVLGPLNKKYDLKRLIVSTYQSVTGTGKAAVDQLNGEISGDDSIAKVYPYQIFKNALPHCDVFADDDYTKEEIKLMKEPKKILGDDTFNLTATAVRVPVQGGHSESVNIEFENEFDLDEVRKILSETPGVVVMDNVKNNEYPMPLYSEGKDEVFVGRIRRDLSQPKTLNLWIVADNLRKGAATNAVQIAEYIVANNLV, from the coding sequence ATGAAAGTAGCTGTAGTCGGTTCAACAGGAATGGTTGGACAAGTTATGCTGAAAGTTCTTGAAGAAAGGAACTTCCCTATCACAGAATTAATTCCGGTAGCATCGGAAAGATCTATTGGTAAAAAGGTGAAGTATAAACAGGAAGAATTTACGATTGTAAGCATGCAAGACGCTATAGCTGCCAAACCGGATATTGCGATCTTCTCTGCCGGCGGTGGTACTTCTCTTGAATTTGCCCCTCTTTTCGCAGAAGTTGGAACAACGGTGATTGATAATTCTTCAGCCTGGAGAATGGATCCTGACAAGAAATTAGTCGTTCCGGAAATCAATGCAGATGTATTGACAAAAGAAGATAAAATCATCGCAAATCCGAACTGTTCTACGATTCAGTTAGTAATGGTTTTAGGACCTTTGAACAAAAAATATGATTTAAAAAGACTAATCGTTTCAACGTATCAGTCTGTAACAGGAACTGGTAAAGCAGCTGTAGACCAATTAAACGGAGAAATCAGCGGAGACGATTCTATTGCAAAAGTATATCCTTATCAGATCTTCAAAAATGCATTGCCACACTGTGATGTATTTGCAGATGATGATTATACGAAAGAAGAGATTAAATTAATGAAAGAGCCTAAGAAAATTTTAGGTGATGATACATTTAATTTAACGGCAACTGCAGTGAGAGTTCCTGTTCAGGGAGGTCACTCGGAAAGTGTAAACATCGAGTTTGAAAACGAATTTGATTTGGATGAAGTAAGAAAAATCTTATCTGAAACTCCTGGAGTGGTGGTAATGGATAACGTGAAAAACAACGAATATCCAATGCCTCTTTATTCTGAAGGAAAAGACGAAGTTTTCGTCGGAAGGATAAGACGGGATCTATCGCAGCCAAAGACACTGAATCTCTGGATTGTGGCAGACAACCTGCGAAAAGGAGCCGCAACCAACGCGGTACAGATCGCAGAATACATTGTAGCAAACAACTTAGTGTAA
- a CDS encoding cation diffusion facilitator family transporter, with amino-acid sequence MNKQKNKNKDKIGFQKLIAVFGVILFIGKIIAWKLTNSDSVFSDAMESIVNVISAFMGLYSLHLAAKPKDEDHPYGHGKVEFVTSGIEGALIAIAGIMIIYEGINSLIVGKTLDKLDWGIAIIAVTAIVNYLLGYISIKKGEAENSLVLISSGKHLQSDTITTLGVVISLIVVYFTKIYWIDSVVALIFGGYIIFVGYKIVRKSLSGIMDEQDPDLLNQIIKVLEENRRTEWIDVHNMKIQQFGASLHIDAHITLPWYYSLRDAHNEMEKMIILLAKNTKRTVEFNFHMDDCKPMCCSVCQIKDCPVREKDFVKRVRWTPENVTSVKKHTADSPEH; translated from the coding sequence ATGAACAAACAGAAGAATAAAAATAAAGATAAAATAGGCTTTCAAAAACTCATCGCCGTTTTTGGAGTCATTCTTTTTATTGGAAAAATTATAGCCTGGAAACTGACGAATTCTGATTCCGTTTTTTCTGATGCTATGGAAAGTATCGTGAATGTAATTAGCGCATTTATGGGGCTTTATTCTTTACATCTTGCGGCGAAACCCAAAGATGAAGACCATCCTTACGGTCACGGAAAGGTAGAATTTGTAACCTCAGGAATTGAAGGTGCATTAATTGCTATTGCCGGCATCATGATTATCTATGAAGGAATCAACAGTTTGATTGTCGGAAAGACTCTGGATAAACTCGATTGGGGTATTGCCATCATTGCTGTAACGGCTATTGTTAATTACCTTTTGGGTTATATTTCCATTAAAAAAGGAGAAGCAGAGAATTCCTTGGTTTTAATTTCTTCAGGAAAGCACTTGCAGTCTGATACCATTACCACCCTTGGCGTTGTGATCAGTTTGATTGTTGTTTATTTCACTAAAATTTATTGGATTGACTCTGTTGTTGCTTTAATTTTTGGAGGCTATATCATTTTTGTAGGCTATAAGATTGTTCGCAAGTCTTTAAGTGGAATTATGGACGAACAAGATCCTGATCTTTTAAATCAAATCATAAAAGTACTGGAAGAAAACCGCCGCACCGAGTGGATTGATGTTCACAATATGAAAATCCAGCAGTTCGGTGCCAGTCTTCACATTGATGCTCACATTACATTGCCCTGGTATTATAGTCTTCGGGATGCCCACAACGAAATGGAGAAAATGATTATCCTCTTAGCAAAAAATACCAAAAGAACTGTTGAATTTAATTTTCATATGGACGACTGCAAACCCATGTGCTGTTCGGTATGCCAGATCAAAGACTGTCCGGTTCGTGAAAAAGACTTCGTGAAAAGGGTGCGCTGGACTCCGGAAAATGTAACAAGCGTGAAAAAACATACAGCGGACTCACCTGAGCACTGA
- a CDS encoding NAD(P)H-dependent oxidoreductase: MNYLEALSRRYSVKKFNNEIIPQETLHNILESGKLSASSLGLQPYKILVAESEEMKQKLIPAFYNPSQISTCSHLVIIVSKKTVDESYINGYFRHISDVRETPIENLQLFKNSISQHINQKTTDEIFNWAEKQSYIVLANLMYAAAIENVDTCPMEGFRQDMIEDVLNINPETEKVTVTLALGYRSEEDHFQHMKKVRKPNEKLFKFI; the protein is encoded by the coding sequence ATGAATTATTTGGAAGCTTTAAGCAGAAGATATTCTGTAAAGAAATTCAACAACGAAATTATTCCTCAGGAAACTCTTCACAACATTCTTGAATCCGGAAAATTATCGGCAAGCTCACTTGGGCTTCAGCCATATAAAATTCTGGTGGCTGAAAGTGAAGAGATGAAACAGAAACTGATCCCTGCATTCTATAATCCATCGCAGATTTCTACCTGTTCTCATTTAGTAATCATTGTTTCCAAAAAAACAGTAGACGAAAGCTATATCAATGGGTATTTCAGGCATATTTCTGATGTTCGCGAAACACCGATCGAAAATCTGCAGCTTTTCAAAAACAGCATCAGCCAGCATATTAATCAGAAAACCACTGATGAAATTTTCAACTGGGCAGAGAAACAGTCCTATATTGTTCTGGCAAATTTAATGTATGCCGCAGCGATTGAAAATGTAGATACCTGCCCGATGGAAGGCTTCCGACAGGATATGATTGAAGACGTTCTCAACATCAATCCTGAAACCGAAAAAGTAACCGTCACCCTCGCATTAGGCTACCGTTCGGAGGAAGATCATTTCCAGCACATGAAAAAAGTAAGAAAACCAAACGAAAAATTGTTTAAATTTATCTAG
- the nadC gene encoding carboxylating nicotinate-nucleotide diphosphorylase, protein MKRPAYVTDKVLKQFIKNALEEDIQDGDHSTLSTIPKDLEQSAKLLVKEDCILAGVELAEIIFNTFDKDLKIKTFIKDGTPAKVGDIAMIVTGSARSILSTERLVLNCMQRMSGIATLTHDWDSRLVGTKTKLLDTRKTTPNFRVCEKWAVAIGGGTNHRYGLYDMIMLKDNHVDYNGSITNAVKMAKDYVKKTKKKLKIEVETRNLEEVQEAIKAKVDRIMLDNMDVKTMKQAVEMINGSCESEASGGITRDMLKEIAATGVNFISVGALTHSAQNIDLSLKAVK, encoded by the coding sequence ATGAAAAGACCAGCATACGTTACCGATAAAGTTTTAAAACAATTCATAAAAAATGCTTTGGAAGAAGATATTCAGGATGGAGATCACTCTACCCTTTCGACCATTCCGAAGGATTTGGAGCAAAGTGCCAAATTGCTGGTAAAAGAAGATTGTATTCTGGCGGGTGTGGAACTGGCTGAAATTATTTTTAACACGTTTGATAAAGACCTGAAAATTAAAACTTTCATCAAAGACGGAACTCCTGCAAAAGTTGGAGACATCGCTATGATCGTTACCGGAAGCGCAAGATCAATCCTTTCAACGGAAAGATTAGTGCTGAACTGTATGCAGAGAATGAGCGGAATCGCTACTTTAACCCACGACTGGGATTCCAGACTGGTAGGAACAAAAACAAAATTATTAGACACCAGAAAAACAACTCCTAATTTCAGAGTTTGTGAAAAATGGGCGGTGGCAATTGGTGGCGGAACCAATCACCGATACGGTCTTTATGATATGATTATGTTAAAAGATAATCACGTTGATTATAACGGAAGCATCACCAATGCGGTAAAAATGGCGAAAGACTACGTTAAAAAGACCAAGAAAAAACTTAAAATTGAGGTTGAGACAAGAAACCTTGAAGAAGTTCAGGAAGCCATAAAAGCAAAAGTTGACAGAATCATGTTGGATAACATGGATGTGAAAACAATGAAGCAGGCTGTAGAGATGATCAACGGTTCTTGTGAGTCAGAAGCATCGGGGGGAATCACCCGAGATATGTTAAAAGAAATTGCTGCCACAGGGGTTAACTTCATCTCTGTAGGTGCTCTCACGCACTCCGCACAAAATATCGACCTCAGTCTCAAGGCAGTGAAATAG